From a region of the Opitutia bacterium genome:
- a CDS encoding NAD(P)H-hydrate dehydratase, with product MTAAQSHPILSCAEARKREADLLRDEAAEWDAMQRAGRAIATALRDDAREIGGLSNGVRLLVLAGKGHNGGDALLAAAMLLADIPGATADVVLAFGVEALRPLARRALDTLRATAGARARELDAAAVKREFSSYDACLDGVFGFQFRPPVDAATAELLAWVNTHPRIRLRAAVDLPSGLGEDVNGGTVFRADFTYCTGIVKAPVVAPANAAFVGRARYLDLGFFSHSAPVAGLGEPGPGSPTPATACVVLPTLLRPLAALRPAHSDKRTYGHLLVVGGSLSYPGAVLMTVQAALRSGVGLLTACVPVPLVPEYAARLPEAMWVGCPEGSHGGLTADAVDLICEKAARATALVLGPGLGASPETLRAAEAICRNTANSLPLLLDADALRPEIIASTPGKRFVATPHAGEWARIADAWANAAVLVAKGSPTRVVAGGVSYFSFFGGPVLARGGSGDILAGLIGGLMAQAPDDLLLAAARGVLWHGLAADLLARDKGQVAVQTTQLLDYLQPALHCADHDDTCP from the coding sequence ATGACGGCCGCCCAGTCGCACCCCATCCTGTCCTGCGCCGAGGCGAGGAAACGGGAGGCGGACTTGCTGCGCGACGAGGCCGCGGAGTGGGACGCCATGCAACGCGCCGGTCGCGCGATCGCGACGGCCCTGCGCGACGACGCGCGCGAGATCGGCGGCCTCAGCAACGGCGTGCGCCTCCTTGTTCTCGCCGGCAAGGGCCACAATGGCGGCGACGCCTTGCTCGCCGCCGCGATGCTGCTCGCCGACATCCCCGGCGCGACCGCGGACGTCGTGCTCGCGTTCGGCGTCGAGGCGCTGCGTCCGCTCGCGCGTCGCGCGCTCGACACGCTCCGCGCCACCGCTGGCGCGCGCGCGCGCGAACTCGATGCCGCCGCCGTGAAGCGTGAGTTCTCTTCCTACGACGCCTGTCTCGATGGTGTGTTCGGTTTCCAGTTCCGCCCGCCAGTGGACGCCGCCACGGCGGAGCTTCTTGCTTGGGTGAACACGCACCCGCGCATCCGTCTGCGCGCCGCCGTCGATTTACCGAGCGGGCTGGGGGAGGACGTCAACGGCGGCACCGTCTTCCGCGCCGACTTCACCTACTGCACCGGCATCGTGAAAGCTCCCGTCGTCGCGCCGGCCAACGCCGCCTTCGTCGGGCGGGCGCGTTACCTCGACTTGGGTTTCTTTTCGCACTCCGCACCTGTAGCCGGGCTCGGTGAGCCCGGGCCGGGGTCACCGACCCCGGCTACAGCCTGCGTCGTGCTCCCCACGCTCCTTCGCCCGCTCGCCGCCCTCCGCCCCGCGCACTCCGACAAACGCACTTACGGCCACCTGCTCGTCGTGGGCGGCTCGCTGAGTTATCCCGGCGCGGTGTTGATGACCGTGCAGGCCGCGCTCCGCAGCGGCGTCGGCTTGCTCACCGCCTGCGTGCCGGTGCCGCTCGTGCCTGAATACGCTGCGAGGCTGCCCGAAGCCATGTGGGTCGGTTGTCCGGAAGGCAGCCACGGCGGCCTCACCGCCGACGCCGTCGATCTCATTTGCGAAAAAGCCGCCCGCGCCACCGCGCTCGTCCTCGGCCCGGGCCTCGGCGCCTCGCCCGAGACTCTCCGTGCTGCTGAGGCAATTTGCCGTAATACGGCAAATTCCCTTCCGCTACTCCTCGATGCCGACGCGCTCCGACCGGAGATCATCGCATCGACTCCCGGCAAGCGTTTCGTTGCCACGCCGCACGCGGGAGAGTGGGCGCGCATCGCTGACGCTTGGGCGAATGCCGCCGTGTTGGTCGCGAAAGGTTCGCCCACTCGGGTGGTCGCGGGCGGCGTGAGCTATTTCAGTTTTTTCGGCGGCCCGGTGCTCGCGCGCGGTGGCAGCGGCGATATCCTTGCGGGGCTCATCGGCGGGCTGATGGCGCAGGCGCCGGACGATTTGTTGCTCGCCGCCGCGCGAGGCGTCCTGTGGCATGGGCTCGCTGCGGATTTGCTCGCCCGCGACAAGGGCCAGGTGGCCGTGCAGACGACGCAGCTGCTGGATTATCTCCAGCCAGCTCTCCACTGCGCGGACCATGACGACACCTGCCCCTGA
- the acpS gene encoding holo-ACP synthase encodes MITLPPGGTLIGLGCDIIETERIRKVLEKHGDRFLQRVFTEEERAYCSGLGHPHKHYAARWAAKEAVSKCFTTGIGPHLDWTSISVYHGSRKEPLVRLDEKATKLLAEVGATHVWLSLSHIDTHAMAVAALVKHS; translated from the coding sequence ATGATCACTCTCCCTCCCGGCGGCACTCTCATCGGTCTCGGTTGCGACATCATCGAAACCGAGCGCATCCGCAAGGTGCTCGAGAAACACGGCGACCGCTTCCTCCAGCGTGTGTTCACCGAGGAGGAGCGCGCCTACTGCAGCGGCCTCGGCCACCCGCACAAGCACTACGCCGCCCGCTGGGCCGCGAAGGAAGCGGTCTCGAAATGCTTCACCACCGGCATCGGCCCGCACCTCGACTGGACCTCCATTTCGGTCTACCACGGCTCGCGCAAGGAGCCGCTCGTCCGCCTCGATGAAAAGGCCACGAAGCTCCTCGCTGAAGTCGGCGCCACGCACGTCTGGCTCTCGCTCTCGCACATCGACACCCACGCGATGGCCGTCGCCGCCCTCGTCAAACACAGCTGA
- a CDS encoding pyridoxine 5'-phosphate synthase gives MILLGVNIDHCATLRQARYRQAGATVGGNVEPDPVTLAALCERAGADGITIHLREDRRHIQDRDVERLCETAATRVNLEMACTPEMTALALRLKPHSVCLVPESREEVTTEGGLDVVKFRDKVARVTDAMNAAGIKTSLFIDADEHQIDMAKKLNAPWIELHTGAYANAYHGPARADEFKRLCVGATQGHALGLVVNAGHGINYVNIAEVRTIPHLHELNIGHSIVSRALFTGIEEAVREMKTRMNA, from the coding sequence ATGATCCTCCTCGGCGTCAACATCGACCACTGCGCCACGCTCCGCCAAGCGCGCTACCGCCAGGCCGGCGCGACCGTCGGCGGCAACGTCGAGCCCGATCCCGTCACGCTCGCCGCCCTCTGCGAACGCGCCGGCGCCGACGGCATCACCATCCACCTTCGCGAAGACCGCCGCCACATCCAGGATCGCGACGTCGAGCGCCTGTGCGAAACCGCCGCCACGCGCGTGAACCTCGAGATGGCGTGCACGCCCGAGATGACCGCCCTCGCGCTCCGCCTGAAGCCGCACTCCGTCTGCCTCGTCCCCGAAAGCCGTGAGGAAGTCACCACCGAGGGCGGCCTCGACGTCGTGAAGTTCCGCGACAAGGTCGCGCGCGTCACCGATGCCATGAATGCCGCCGGCATCAAGACCAGCCTCTTCATCGATGCCGACGAGCATCAGATCGACATGGCGAAGAAGCTCAACGCGCCGTGGATCGAGCTGCACACCGGCGCCTACGCCAACGCCTACCACGGCCCCGCGCGCGCGGATGAGTTCAAGCGCCTCTGCGTCGGCGCCACGCAAGGCCACGCGCTCGGCCTCGTCGTCAACGCCGGCCACGGCATCAATTACGTCAACATCGCCGAGGTCCGCACCATCCCGCACCTCCACGAGCTGAACATCGGCCACAGCATCGTCAGCCGCGCGCTGTTCACCGGCATCGAGGAAGCCGTCCGCGAAATGAAAACGCGGATGAATGCCTGA
- a CDS encoding MFS transporter, with product MSTAPAPKRENLLLNLVFNIAVPMLILSKLSERLGSMNALLLALAFPLAYGAYDFWQRRSVNFISGLGFFSTLATGGLGLLHLQPFWFAVKEAAVPAIIGVAVFASQWSKRPLVRQFLLNDQVINLPRVNAALDEHGMQPAFEALLRASSVLLAGSFFLSAFLNFALARYLITAAPSTPEFNAQYGRMLGWSWPVIVVPSMAMMMFALWRLVKGVERMTGLTLEQILHSPEEKKAADATPAPAAKSDETVAVESPREG from the coding sequence ATGTCCACTGCTCCTGCCCCGAAGCGCGAAAACCTGCTGCTGAACCTGGTGTTCAACATCGCCGTGCCGATGCTGATCCTCTCGAAGCTGAGCGAGCGGCTCGGATCGATGAATGCGCTGCTGCTGGCGCTGGCGTTCCCGCTGGCCTACGGCGCCTACGATTTCTGGCAGCGCCGGAGCGTGAATTTCATCTCGGGGCTCGGGTTTTTCAGCACGCTGGCGACGGGCGGACTCGGATTGCTGCACCTGCAACCGTTCTGGTTCGCGGTGAAGGAGGCGGCGGTGCCCGCGATCATCGGCGTGGCAGTGTTCGCGTCGCAATGGAGCAAGCGTCCGCTGGTGCGCCAGTTTCTCCTGAACGACCAGGTGATCAACCTGCCGCGTGTGAACGCGGCGCTCGACGAGCACGGCATGCAGCCGGCGTTCGAGGCGTTGTTGCGGGCATCGAGCGTGTTGCTGGCGGGATCATTTTTTCTGAGCGCGTTTTTGAACTTCGCGCTCGCGCGCTACCTCATTACGGCCGCGCCGAGCACGCCGGAGTTCAATGCGCAATACGGCCGCATGCTCGGCTGGAGCTGGCCGGTGATCGTGGTGCCGAGCATGGCGATGATGATGTTCGCGCTGTGGCGGCTCGTGAAGGGCGTCGAGCGCATGACCGGGCTGACGCTCGAACAGATTCTGCATTCACCGGAGGAGAAGAAGGCGGCGGACGCGACGCCGGCTCCGGCGGCGAAATCGGACGAGACCGTCGCCGTCGAGTCGCCGCGCGAAGGCTGA
- a CDS encoding citrate synthase, which produces MQAPTAQIKVDGKELTLPVMIGSEGEKAIDARNLRKDSGYIFYDQGYGNTGSCESAITYLDGDNGILRHRGYPIEQLATYSDYVETAYLIIYGQLPNAKQRQQFSRRLRDNAAIGTQMQRIFEGFPESAPPMGMLTSIVSSLAAYYPELATNNFEKDLQNFDLAAAMAISKIRSIVAMIYRYRHGLPFIHPRDLPFADNFLHMMFSDPYVAYQPIPEVTRALNLLLLLHADHEQNCSTSTVRMVASSGANLFTSIAAGVCALSGPLHGGANVAVMQMLQAIHDEGDDGTRFIEAAKGGSKSNRLMGFGHAVYRNFDPRARIIGKACDEVLTRLGKSDPLLDIAKNLEQAALKDDYFVSRKLYPNVDFYSGIIMRALGIPTDMFTVMFAIGRAPGWIANWKEVASNTKGRIYRPRQVYIGTPKRDYMSMDQRA; this is translated from the coding sequence ATGCAAGCACCCACCGCCCAGATCAAGGTCGACGGCAAAGAACTCACGCTTCCGGTGATGATCGGCTCCGAAGGTGAGAAGGCCATCGACGCCCGCAACCTCCGCAAGGACTCCGGCTACATTTTCTACGACCAAGGCTACGGCAACACCGGCTCCTGCGAGAGCGCGATCACGTATCTCGACGGCGACAACGGCATCCTTCGCCACCGCGGCTATCCGATCGAGCAGCTCGCGACCTACTCCGACTACGTCGAGACCGCCTACCTCATCATCTACGGCCAACTCCCGAACGCCAAGCAACGTCAGCAATTCAGCCGCCGCCTGCGCGACAACGCCGCCATCGGCACGCAGATGCAGCGCATCTTCGAAGGCTTCCCCGAATCCGCGCCCCCGATGGGCATGCTCACGTCGATCGTGAGCTCGCTCGCCGCCTACTATCCCGAACTCGCGACGAACAATTTCGAGAAGGACCTGCAGAACTTCGACCTGGCCGCCGCGATGGCCATCTCGAAGATCCGCTCGATCGTGGCGATGATCTACCGCTACCGCCACGGCCTGCCGTTCATCCATCCGCGCGACCTGCCGTTCGCCGACAATTTCCTGCACATGATGTTCTCGGATCCGTATGTGGCCTACCAGCCCATCCCCGAGGTCACCCGTGCGCTGAACCTCCTCCTTCTCCTCCACGCCGACCACGAGCAAAACTGCTCCACTTCGACTGTGCGCATGGTCGCCTCGAGCGGCGCCAACCTCTTCACCTCGATCGCCGCCGGCGTTTGCGCGCTCTCCGGTCCGTTGCACGGTGGCGCCAACGTCGCCGTCATGCAGATGCTGCAGGCGATCCACGACGAGGGCGACGACGGCACTCGCTTCATCGAGGCCGCCAAGGGCGGCTCGAAGAGCAACCGCCTCATGGGCTTCGGCCACGCCGTCTACCGCAACTTCGACCCGCGCGCCCGCATCATCGGCAAGGCTTGCGATGAAGTCCTCACGCGCCTCGGCAAGTCCGACCCGCTCCTCGACATTGCCAAAAACCTCGAGCAGGCCGCGCTCAAGGACGACTACTTCGTCTCGCGCAAACTCTACCCGAACGTCGACTTCTACTCCGGCATCATCATGCGCGCTCTCGGCATCCCGACGGACATGTTCACCGTCATGTTCGCCATCGGTCGCGCGCCGGGCTGGATCGCCAACTGGAAGGAAGTCGCTTCCAACACCAAGGGCCGCATCTATCGCCCGCGCCAAGTTTACATCGGCACGCCCAAGCGCGACTACATGTCGATGGACCAGCGCGCCTGA
- the guaA gene encoding glutamine-hydrolyzing GMP synthase has translation MAQTIAVLDFGSQLTQVIARRIRECEVYSKIYHFSTPAAKLREDGVVGIILSGGPQSVYAKTAPHPDPEIFKLGVPVLGICYGVQLMGHFLGGKVELSKAREYGHGHLTIQKPGKLFKGLPRKLRIWNSHGDKLIKLPPGFAAIGTSENSPFSAIEDAKRKFYGIQFHPEVFHTERGVDMIRNFLVGVCGAKQDWTTKDFIAHAVADIRAKVGKGRVLLGLSGGVDSSVAAALLHKAIGKQLTCVFVDNGLLRKGERDYVRELYGKHFNIDLRVVDASALFLKRLKGVTEPETKRKIIGRTFVEVFEKTLKDIGRTAEFLGQGTLYPDVIESVSIQGNPASLIKTHHNVGGLPERMKLKLIEPLRELFKDEVRKVGAALGLPREVVWRQPFPGPGLGVRVMGDITADKLEILRNADAVLQEEMMASGYYWKVWQSFAVFLPVKTVGVFGDERTYDYVIALRIVESTDAMTADWAKLPHELIQKISSRITNEVRGVSRVVLDISSKPPATIEWE, from the coding sequence ATGGCGCAGACAATTGCCGTTCTCGATTTCGGCTCCCAACTCACGCAGGTCATCGCCCGTCGCATCCGCGAGTGCGAGGTCTACTCGAAGATCTACCACTTCTCCACGCCCGCCGCCAAACTCCGCGAAGACGGCGTCGTCGGCATCATCCTCTCGGGTGGCCCGCAAAGCGTCTACGCGAAGACCGCGCCGCATCCGGATCCTGAAATCTTCAAGCTCGGCGTGCCCGTCCTCGGCATTTGCTACGGGGTGCAACTCATGGGCCACTTCCTCGGCGGCAAGGTCGAGCTCTCCAAAGCCCGCGAATACGGCCACGGCCACCTGACGATCCAGAAACCCGGCAAACTCTTCAAAGGCCTGCCGCGCAAGCTGCGCATCTGGAATTCCCACGGCGACAAACTCATCAAGCTCCCGCCGGGCTTCGCCGCCATCGGCACCTCCGAAAACTCGCCGTTCTCCGCCATCGAGGACGCGAAGCGGAAGTTCTACGGCATCCAGTTTCACCCGGAGGTTTTCCACACCGAGCGCGGCGTGGACATGATCCGCAACTTCCTCGTCGGCGTCTGCGGCGCGAAGCAGGACTGGACCACCAAGGACTTCATCGCCCATGCCGTCGCGGACATCCGCGCCAAAGTGGGGAAGGGCCGCGTCCTCCTCGGTCTCTCCGGCGGCGTCGACTCGTCCGTCGCGGCCGCGCTGCTGCACAAGGCCATCGGCAAACAGCTCACGTGCGTCTTCGTCGACAACGGCCTCCTCCGCAAGGGCGAGCGCGACTACGTCCGCGAACTCTACGGCAAGCACTTCAACATCGACCTGCGCGTTGTGGACGCCTCCGCGCTGTTCCTCAAGCGCCTCAAGGGCGTCACCGAGCCCGAGACGAAGCGCAAGATCATCGGCCGCACCTTCGTCGAAGTCTTCGAGAAAACCCTCAAGGACATCGGCCGCACCGCCGAATTCCTCGGCCAGGGCACGCTCTATCCGGACGTCATCGAGTCCGTCTCGATCCAGGGCAACCCGGCCTCGCTGATCAAAACGCACCACAACGTCGGCGGCCTGCCCGAGCGCATGAAGCTCAAGCTCATCGAGCCGCTCCGCGAACTCTTCAAAGACGAGGTCCGCAAGGTCGGCGCCGCGCTCGGCCTCCCGCGCGAGGTTGTCTGGCGCCAACCGTTCCCCGGCCCGGGCCTCGGCGTCCGCGTGATGGGCGACATCACCGCCGACAAACTCGAAATCCTCCGCAACGCTGACGCCGTGCTCCAAGAGGAGATGATGGCCTCCGGCTATTACTGGAAGGTCTGGCAGTCCTTCGCGGTCTTCCTCCCGGTCAAGACCGTCGGCGTCTTCGGCGACGAGCGCACCTACGACTACGTCATTGCGCTCCGCATCGTCGAGAGCACCGACGCCATGACCGCCGACTGGGCCAAACTCCCGCACGAGCTGATCCAGAAAATCTCCAGCCGCATCACCAACGAGGTGCGTGGCGTCAGCCGCGTGGTGCTCGATATCAGCTCCAAGCCGCCCGCCACCATCGAGTGGGAGTGA
- a CDS encoding hydrogenase nickel incorporation protein HypA, with protein MTPPSFTLDILLYGLCVIGLFLALWFYYDRRDRALYDAGRRKISFHCVRCNHLYTQPAGTDTAPCPKCGHENVRLKF; from the coding sequence ATGACGCCTCCCAGCTTCACCCTCGACATCCTGCTCTACGGACTGTGCGTCATCGGACTCTTCCTCGCGCTCTGGTTCTACTACGATCGGCGTGACCGCGCGCTCTACGACGCCGGCCGGCGCAAGATCTCGTTCCACTGCGTCCGCTGCAATCACCTCTACACGCAGCCCGCGGGAACGGACACCGCGCCGTGCCCGAAATGCGGACACGAGAACGTCCGCCTGAAATTTTGA
- the rplQ gene encoding 50S ribosomal protein L17: MRHNKHHASLGVTREHRAAMLSNMGASLIKHGRIETTLTKAKALRPFIEKVITKAKKAAALPKENGKLSASAIHLRRLALKDIRDEGAITVLFNEKVAQFEKRTGGYTRIYKLAPRRISDAAEMALIEFVGADDQGYKKSKGAKKAKKTKAAAPAAETAPAAEAAKA; this comes from the coding sequence ATGCGTCACAATAAACACCACGCCTCCCTCGGCGTCACCCGCGAGCACCGCGCCGCCATGCTTTCCAACATGGGCGCCTCGCTCATCAAGCATGGTCGCATCGAGACCACCCTCACGAAGGCCAAGGCCCTGCGCCCCTTCATCGAGAAGGTGATCACGAAGGCCAAGAAGGCCGCCGCGCTCCCGAAGGAAAACGGCAAGCTCTCCGCTTCCGCCATCCACCTGCGCCGCCTCGCGCTGAAGGACATTCGCGATGAAGGCGCCATCACGGTGCTCTTCAACGAGAAGGTCGCCCAGTTCGAGAAGCGCACCGGCGGTTACACCCGCATCTACAAGCTCGCTCCCCGCCGCATCAGCGACGCCGCCGAAATGGCGCTGATCGAGTTCGTCGGTGCCGACGACCAAGGCTACAAGAAGTCCAAGGGCGCCAAGAAGGCGAAGAAGACCAAGGCCGCCGCTCCGGCTGCCGAGACCGCTCCCGCCGCCGAAGCCGCCAAGGCCTAA
- a CDS encoding DNA-directed RNA polymerase subunit alpha, giving the protein MPKRLGKFELPSKLTKVEEGATNTYAKFIAEPFEAGYGHTVGNSLRRVLLSSIEGSAISSIKIDGVNHEFQSIDGVVEDVTDIVLNLKKILIVSEKREAMKLLLKVNKEGPVAAADIQLDAGVKIINPDQVICTLDTKRAFEAEIEIKTGRGYCPGEENKKEDQAIGVIPIDSLFSPVRLVRYAVENTRVGQITDYDKLVLEVWTDGRITPDDSLKQSASILKHHLDVFDRVSQESYEFESQAAEVSEEQNKLRKLLNMSVNEIELSVRAANCLNNANITTVGELAMKTEQEMLKYRNFGKKSLNEIKEKLEALGLSLGMKFDERLLETKKEL; this is encoded by the coding sequence ATGCCCAAGCGTCTCGGAAAATTCGAACTCCCCTCCAAGCTCACGAAAGTCGAGGAGGGCGCCACCAACACTTACGCCAAGTTCATCGCCGAGCCCTTCGAAGCCGGCTACGGCCACACCGTCGGCAACTCGCTGCGCCGCGTGCTCCTCTCGTCCATCGAGGGCAGCGCCATCAGCTCGATCAAGATCGACGGCGTGAATCATGAGTTCCAGTCCATCGACGGCGTCGTCGAGGACGTCACCGACATCGTCCTTAACCTGAAGAAAATCCTCATCGTCTCCGAAAAGCGCGAGGCGATGAAGCTGCTCCTCAAGGTCAACAAGGAAGGCCCCGTCGCCGCCGCCGACATCCAGCTCGACGCCGGCGTCAAGATCATCAACCCCGACCAGGTCATCTGCACCCTCGACACGAAGCGCGCCTTCGAAGCCGAGATCGAGATCAAGACCGGTCGTGGCTACTGCCCCGGCGAAGAGAACAAGAAGGAAGACCAAGCCATCGGCGTCATCCCGATCGACTCGCTCTTCTCGCCTGTTCGCCTCGTCCGTTACGCGGTCGAAAACACCCGCGTCGGCCAGATCACCGATTACGACAAGCTCGTCCTCGAAGTCTGGACGGACGGCCGCATCACGCCGGACGACTCCCTCAAGCAGTCCGCCTCGATCCTCAAGCACCACCTCGACGTGTTTGATCGCGTCTCGCAGGAGAGCTACGAGTTCGAGTCGCAGGCCGCCGAGGTCTCCGAAGAGCAGAACAAGCTCCGCAAGCTGCTCAACATGTCCGTCAACGAGATCGAGCTCTCGGTCCGTGCGGCGAACTGCTTGAACAACGCGAACATCACCACGGTCGGCGAACTCGCCATGAAGACCGAGCAGGAGATGCTCAAGTATCGCAACTTCGGCAAGAAGTCGCTCAACGAAATCAAGGAGAAGCTCGAAGCCCTCGGCCTTTCGCTCGGCATGAAGTTCGACGAGCGCCTCCTCGAGACCAAGAAGGAACTCTAA
- the rpsD gene encoding 30S ribosomal protein S4 encodes MARYTGPTTRVSRRFGTYVLGSAKVLERRNFPPGQHGPKSRRKLSEYAVGLAEKQKLRFIYGLLERQFRRVFAVAKKERGVTGERFLQLLETRLDSVVYLLGFAKSRAQARQLVNHGHVKVNGRKVDIASYTLNAGDTIEIKASNNSRQIVTRSVEESRARVVPGWLTRNDEALSAVVNRLPTRDEMDPSINEQLIVEFYSRF; translated from the coding sequence ATGGCCCGTTATACCGGACCCACCACCCGCGTCAGCCGCCGCTTCGGCACCTACGTCCTCGGTTCCGCCAAGGTTCTCGAGCGCCGCAACTTCCCGCCCGGCCAGCACGGCCCGAAGTCCCGCCGCAAGCTCTCCGAATACGCCGTCGGCCTCGCCGAGAAGCAGAAGCTCCGCTTCATCTACGGTCTCCTCGAGCGCCAATTCCGCCGCGTCTTCGCGGTCGCGAAGAAAGAGCGCGGCGTCACCGGCGAGCGCTTCCTGCAGCTCCTCGAGACCCGCCTCGACAGCGTCGTCTACCTCCTCGGCTTCGCCAAGAGCCGCGCCCAGGCGCGCCAGCTCGTCAACCACGGCCACGTGAAGGTCAACGGCCGCAAGGTCGACATCGCCAGCTACACGCTCAACGCCGGCGACACCATCGAGATCAAGGCCTCGAACAACTCCCGCCAGATCGTCACCCGCTCCGTCGAAGAGAGCCGCGCGCGCGTGGTTCCCGGCTGGCTGACGCGCAACGACGAGGCGCTTTCCGCGGTTGTCAATCGCCTCCCGACGCGCGATGAGATGGATCCGTCCATCAACGAGCAGCTCATCGTCGAGTTCTACTCGCGCTTCTGA
- the rpsK gene encoding 30S ribosomal protein S11, giving the protein MSEEKSAPKKEKAPKKDAAAGAAAPAAEKPAKAPKAPKADAAAEGAAPAAPVEPAKPVELVGGVPKAPSAEDLLKEELGAVKVRKAKGSKNVTSGIANVTATFNNTIVSITDAKGNVISWSSAGKCNFRGSRKSTAYAAQVVAQDAARNAMAHGLKEVQIRVSGPGLGRDSAIRGLQAIGLEISSIIDVTPVPHNGCRPRKRRRV; this is encoded by the coding sequence ATGTCCGAAGAGAAATCCGCTCCGAAGAAGGAAAAGGCGCCCAAGAAGGACGCCGCTGCTGGCGCCGCTGCGCCCGCCGCTGAAAAGCCCGCGAAGGCCCCCAAGGCCCCGAAGGCCGACGCTGCCGCCGAAGGCGCTGCGCCCGCCGCTCCGGTCGAGCCCGCGAAGCCCGTCGAACTCGTCGGCGGCGTTCCGAAGGCCCCGTCCGCCGAAGACCTCCTCAAGGAAGAGCTTGGCGCCGTCAAGGTCCGCAAGGCCAAGGGCTCCAAGAACGTCACCTCCGGCATCGCCAACGTCACCGCGACGTTCAACAACACGATCGTCTCGATCACCGACGCCAAGGGCAACGTGATCTCCTGGTCGTCCGCCGGTAAGTGCAATTTCCGCGGCTCCCGCAAGTCCACCGCCTACGCCGCGCAGGTCGTCGCCCAAGACGCCGCCCGCAACGCCATGGCGCACGGCCTCAAGGAAGTTCAGATCCGCGTCAGCGGTCCCGGCCTCGGTCGCGACTCCGCCATCCGCGGTCTCCAAGCCATCGGCCTGGAAATCTCCTCCATCATCGACGTCACCCCGGTGCCGCACAATGGCTGCCGCCCGCGCAAGCGCCGTCGCGTCTAA
- the rpsM gene encoding 30S ribosomal protein S13, whose translation MPRLLGVELPAKKKIGFSLRYIYGIGPARADLIIETAGLDANMRASDLTEEQLNKILHIITDNKWVVEGDLRREIAGNLKRLQAINCYRGIRHRRGLPVRGQRTSTNARTRKGPRKTVGVTKAKEA comes from the coding sequence ATGCCTCGTCTCCTCGGCGTTGAACTCCCCGCCAAAAAGAAGATCGGATTCTCCCTCCGATACATCTACGGCATTGGCCCTGCCCGTGCCGACCTGATCATCGAGACCGCCGGTCTCGACGCCAACATGCGCGCCTCGGATCTCACCGAGGAGCAGCTGAACAAGATCCTCCACATCATCACCGACAACAAGTGGGTGGTGGAGGGCGATCTCCGCCGCGAAATCGCGGGTAATCTCAAGCGCCTCCAGGCGATCAATTGCTACCGTGGCATCCGCCACCGTCGCGGCCTCCCGGTCCGCGGCCAGCGCACCAGCACCAACGCCCGCACCCGCAAGGGCCCGCGCAAGACCGTTGGCGTCACGAAGGCCAAGGAAGCTTAA
- the map gene encoding type I methionyl aminopeptidase: protein MSIPIKNAEGIRRMREACSIAATVLAKMKEQVRPGITTYDLDQIGREIIASFGARSACYGYQLHASRYPAYTCLSVNEEVVHGIGSLKRILRQGDIISLDVVVEYNGYIGDNATTVPVGPIAPRVAELLKITEEALAIGIAQAQVGNRIGDISHAVQTYVEAAGFSVVREMVGHGVGQSMHEEPQIPNFGRKNSGEKIKPGMTLAIEPMVNMGRYAVRTLSDHWTVVTADGQPSAHFEHTVLTTDSGPEILTIPKAT, encoded by the coding sequence ATGTCCATTCCCATTAAAAACGCGGAGGGCATCCGTCGGATGCGCGAAGCCTGCAGCATCGCCGCCACCGTTTTGGCGAAGATGAAAGAGCAGGTCCGGCCCGGTATCACCACATACGACTTGGATCAGATCGGTCGCGAAATCATCGCGTCGTTCGGCGCTCGCAGCGCCTGTTACGGCTACCAGCTGCACGCGAGCCGCTATCCCGCCTACACCTGCCTTTCGGTCAACGAAGAGGTCGTCCACGGCATCGGCTCGCTCAAGCGCATCCTGCGCCAAGGCGACATCATCTCGCTCGACGTCGTGGTCGAATACAACGGCTACATCGGCGACAACGCCACCACCGTTCCCGTCGGCCCGATCGCCCCGCGTGTCGCGGAGCTCCTCAAAATCACCGAGGAAGCCCTCGCCATCGGCATCGCGCAGGCCCAGGTCGGCAATCGCATCGGCGACATCTCGCACGCCGTGCAGACCTACGTCGAAGCCGCCGGCTTCAGCGTCGTCCGCGAAATGGTCGGTCATGGGGTGGGGCAGTCGATGCACGAAGAGCCGCAGATCCCGAACTTCGGCCGGAAAAACTCCGGCGAGAAGATCAAGCCCGGCATGACCCTCGCGATCGAACCCATGGTGAACATGGGCCGTTACGCGGTCCGCACGCTGAGCGATCACTGGACGGTCGTCACCGCCGACGGCCAACCCTCCGCACACTTCGAACACACCGTGCTCACGACCGATTCCGGCCCCGAGATCCTCACGATCCCGAAGGCCACCTAA